The Candidatus Alcyoniella australis genomic interval CCCCAATATCCGACGAATAGGCTCATAAGCTCTGTGTAACGCGGATCATCGACGCCAACAGCTACGTTGACCTCTATGTTTCGCTCTAAGCCGTCTTTAGTGAGATTCGCCGACCCAACGATCGCACATCGTTCGTCGAAAATGTACAGCTTCGGATGGAAGTGTGTGTCCGTGAAGAACCGGACTTGGATCCCCTCTTTGTTTAGAACCGATTTAAGCGCCTTGGGGTCTGTAGGATACCCAAGACGTACAACGAGCTGAATCCTGCATTTTCGCTTGGCGAGATCCAGGACTATGTCCGCATTGGTGAAGAACGCGCTAGCAATGTAGACTCGGCACGGTGGCACGGAATACTCAGAGAACGCGTTGAAAAGGAAGTCCCGTCGTCGATTTGTATTTGCAAAAAGCCCGTCCATACCGCCTTCAATCCCTCTGTTTTTTTTCTTGTCTCATTCGATAGCTATCCCACAACGGTTGCTCAAATACTCTTTTCGCAACACCGTCAAGGCCTGGGAACATGCTTGCTGCATCGACGTATTCTGCGCTGAGAAAGCGAAGGAGCTTTGGAACGTCGCGGATCGGCATCGTGACCTTTACGAGCGGTGGCGGGAATGCATCCGCTTCCAGCCGCTCTTCAAGGCCTTGCGTATTGGCTGGATGTCCTCGCTTCTCGGTCTCTCGCACTAAAGTAAAAATGCCTTTCTGTGCAGCCAGATTCGGATTTGCGCCTGCTGGCGCTTTAATTACTTCGACCCCAACAGGTTGCATATGTAAATACTCGGTACTTAACGACCATACAGCTATTTCGCTGATGTCGGATTCAATGGAGCATCCTCTATCGGTCAGTAATTGATATTCCCACAATCGTTTTGCAAACTCGCTAGCCGCGAAATATGCGGCGATGTAGGAACGCCGCGACCAGTCGAGAAGTCTCGTCGGGACGCCATGATGCTGCGCCGCCGCCATAATGGGCAGGAGTTCCGGCGATGGCCATTTGCGGGGCGTTAGAAAAGCGGAGTGCACCGGGTTTTCGTTGCTCCACTTGACGAATACTTCTCGAAACCGAATGCTGTCCTCGGGTAGTGAAATCCCTTGCCGATCAGCAGCTTCGACAAAGTAATTTATAACTGAATACTCCGCTAGAATCTGTGCGTCTGCGGTATTTGGCAGCGGCAGGTACTTATCTGTGAACTCCTTCTGTATCGTCCCCCACCCATCTGCACGCAGTGCTTTGGGCACCAGTTTCCAACGGGCATCTGCATGGCCTCTGTATAACCAATCAGGATTTGGTCCCAGGCACCAACGTTCGTTCCTAGGTGAAAGCGTACTCAAGAATTCTGTAGCGTTCTGACAGGCCATCACGACTACAGCTTCAGGAGGATTCTGATCGGACAAGTCTTTCATTGTTTAACCGCTGCCTGCGTGGCGTGCGATGGATATCGCCTTCCTTGCCCCCTGTTGAAATGCGAGCGCGTCAGTATTCGCGATTACCCGCCAATGAATGCTGCGGATCGAGCAGCCCGTTGCGCACGGCGAACTCGATGTAGGCGCGGGTCATCATCCGGTAGTTCGCGCCCTTTTCCTCTTCCCCCTGCTCCTGCTCCTCGGCCTCGGAGGGTGCCACGGCCAGGTGCCACGGATAGGGCAGGCCGGGCTTCATGTAGGCCCAGACCACCTCGCCGATGCGCTCGACCTGGTCGGGCACATCCCAGCTTTGCTTCTTGCAGTAGTCGGTCATGGGCAGCTCGTCGCTGTTCATCACCAGCGGCATGCTGTTGGGGATCGCCGCGAACTCGGTCGGGAGCTGCGCCTTGCTCTGGAACAGGTCGTACATCGGCGCGGTAAAACGGTCGTAGTCGGTCAACGGCGGCAGCCCAAGGATCAGCTCGATGGTCAGCCACATCGAGGCCATCGAGTAGTGCACGTTGGACACGTAGCCGCGTTTGGCAAAGGGGCTGACCAGGGTAAACGGCGTGCGGTGGGCATCGACGTGGTCCACTCCGGACTGCGGGTCGTCCTGGGTGATGAACACCGCGGTCTCGGGCCAGTATTCGCTGTTGACGATCCACTCCAGCAGCAGACCCAGGCCCGCGTCGTTGTCCGCCACCATGTACTCCATGGTCGGCCAGCCCGGATCGGTCCCCGCGGTGTGGTCGTTGGGTAGCAGGATCATGATGAACTGCGGAAAGATCCCCTGCTTCCACTCGCGGAGCACCTCTTGCGCCTTGGTTACGTCGGAGACGGCCATGTTGTAGAAGCCGTAGTTGAGGTCCATGTACTTGGCCAGCACCTCGATATCGGGCAGCGTGCCGACGATCTCGCCGTAGATGCGGAAGTCCAGCTCGTGCTCGAGCATCTTTTGAAACACTGTGCCCGTGGCCGGGATCGTCGCCGGCTCCACGCCGGTGAGCGAGAGCCAGTCGCTGGCCGCCCAGTTCTTCTCGATGTAGTCGTTGGCCACCACTCCCGTGGCCCAGGCGTGGCCCAGGTCGGACTCGTGCGACTCGGAGTAGTAGTTGTCGCAAACCGTGAACTCGCGGGCCAGGGCATGGACGTTGGGCGTGTACTGTTCGCCGAACAGCAACAGGCTCTGGTCGCCGTCCACCCCGGGCAGGTCGGCCATAATCTGGTCGAAGGTCTTATTCTCTTTGAGGATGAACACCACGTGTTTGATCTGCCGCGAGCCCTCGCCGCGCTGCGAGGGGATCGGCGAGTCGAATTCCACGTCCGGCTCGTAGAATCCCGCCGGGCGCCGGTTGTTCTCCTGCACCATCTGCGTGTACTGCTTCAAGGTCGGCTCGTCGGGCATGTCCAGCTGTTCCAGCGAGCCCAGCAAATTGCCGCCGTCCGTGGGCAGCACCAGGCCCGGCGAATCGTTGACGCCGCCGGGGCCAGAGCCCACGCCCTTGGCTGTAACCACGTACA includes:
- a CDS encoding FRG domain-containing protein, which encodes MKDLSDQNPPEAVVVMACQNATEFLSTLSPRNERWCLGPNPDWLYRGHADARWKLVPKALRADGWGTIQKEFTDKYLPLPNTADAQILAEYSVINYFVEAADRQGISLPEDSIRFREVFVKWSNENPVHSAFLTPRKWPSPELLPIMAAAQHHGVPTRLLDWSRRSYIAAYFAASEFAKRLWEYQLLTDRGCSIESDISEIAVWSLSTEYLHMQPVGVEVIKAPAGANPNLAAQKGIFTLVRETEKRGHPANTQGLEERLEADAFPPPLVKVTMPIRDVPKLLRFLSAEYVDAASMFPGLDGVAKRVFEQPLWDSYRMRQEKKQRD
- a CDS encoding bifunctional YncE family protein/alkaline phosphatase family protein, with translation MTNKLFAIAVLLILVCALLFAGCQDQDKGDLDLPRPDASDDAYAPTGPTDDGRVILPSGRAISPVGERVTLRRFPISLAVHPDGDLIYVGSAKDRTLATIDARTMKMIHEIELRNHFDGLAINAAGTKLWAGGGSREKVYEFDLIGGEPVLSREIEAFGYPAGLLLSADERRLYISLAFGKRIAVINLASGLEITSMNTGYYPYAVAVSEELGRVISTNWGTSNVSVFDKGGTLLADIEVGKNPEGVVLGPDQRYAYVACADTDEVFQVDLANLEVARSLPLYTEDQAGFGAFATDIVLTPDGERLLVAASGFNSIDVIDIAQWQVVGRIPTEWYPTAVQAFGDELYVVTAKGVGSGPGGVNDSPGLVLPTDGGNLLGSLEQLDMPDEPTLKQYTQMVQENNRRPAGFYEPDVEFDSPIPSQRGEGSRQIKHVVFILKENKTFDQIMADLPGVDGDQSLLLFGEQYTPNVHALAREFTVCDNYYSESHESDLGHAWATGVVANDYIEKNWAASDWLSLTGVEPATIPATGTVFQKMLEHELDFRIYGEIVGTLPDIEVLAKYMDLNYGFYNMAVSDVTKAQEVLREWKQGIFPQFIMILLPNDHTAGTDPGWPTMEYMVADNDAGLGLLLEWIVNSEYWPETAVFITQDDPQSGVDHVDAHRTPFTLVSPFAKRGYVSNVHYSMASMWLTIELILGLPPLTDYDRFTAPMYDLFQSKAQLPTEFAAIPNSMPLVMNSDELPMTDYCKKQSWDVPDQVERIGEVVWAYMKPGLPYPWHLAVAPSEAEEQEQGEEEKGANYRMMTRAYIEFAVRNGLLDPQHSLAGNREY